The Chordicoccus furentiruminis DNA window GGAAAAGACTTTCCGCCAGACTTCCGGAGACCGCTCTTTATAACACATGGGGGGCATCCGAGACCGGGGGTGCTGTCTTCACCGACGTTCATGAAGCGGTCCGAAAAGAGAATACCGTGACGACGATCGGGAAGCCTCTGCCGGATATTGAGGTGAGGATCGCGGATGAGCATGGAGCGATTCTTGCACATACGGATGAAGAACATCCCGGGCGGATGCAGCTGCGCGGCGCGATGCTGATGTCGGGCTACTGGAACCGGCCGGATCTGACGGCGGAGACGCTGCGGGACGGCTGGCTTATGACGGGTGATATGGTCTGGCGTGACGGGGACGGATTCCTTTACATGCTGGGCCGAGCGGACGATCTGATTAACGTGGGAGGCGAGAAAGTCTCGCCCGTTGAGATCGAGAACATCGCGAGCGAATATCCTTATCTCAGGGAGTGCGCCTGTATCGGGGTAAAGGAAGAGACAAAAGGACTGGGCCAGGTGCCTGTCCTGTATCTGGCTGTGCGGCGGGGGTATACGGAAGAAGGGCTGGTTTCGTTTCTTTCGGATCGTCTGGAGCGCCTGAAGATGCCCGCGGCGTACCGGGTAGTGGAGGCCATTCCGCGCAACCGGATGCAGAAGATTGACCGGAGAGCGATCCGGACGCTCTGGGAGTCGGAGCAGGCGGCCGGTGAGACGAAACCGGAACGGACATGAAAGAGCGGCGGGGAGAACGCGTGAAAAAGATATTCAGAGAGTGTCTGTCGGCGGTTGCATTTCTCATGATTCTTGCGATCCTGATCGGACAGCTGACAGAACTGTTCAGGAACAAGGGCGAGTGGCCGCTGCCGCAGGATTTTTACAGTTATCCGTCAAACAGCTTTGATGTGGTTTTTCTCGGTGCGTCAACCATTATGACGTCTGTCTATCCGATGCAGCTGTATCAGGATTACGGCATTGTCTCTTACAATCTGTCTTCGGCGGAGCAGAGCATCGGAGAGAGCTATTATCTCGCGAAGGATGTCATCAAAAGGCATCAGCCGAAGGTGCTGATGATTGACGCCGGAACGATTACTTATGGCACAACGGTGAGCAGGGCGGAGACGCTTCATCATATCACCGATAACATGCCGCTGACTTCCGCAGCACGTTGGGAGATGATCCTGCACCTAGATCCGACCGATTTTCTGCAGTATGTGTTTCCTTTGGATTTGTACCACACCAAATGGAAGTCACTGTCGGAGGATGACCTGAAGCCGGTGACCCGAGCCGCCGCGTTGGGCGCGAGGATTAATTCCATCCGCTCGTCTTCCTCGGCCGTTTCAAAATCGGATCCGATCGACGAAAGCTATACACTGCCGAAGTGGAGCCTCACTTATATAGATAAACTGATCCGTCTGTGCAACAAGACGGCGACGAAGCTGATTTTTGTCTCACTTCCCTATGTGTCTGCTGCCCAGAGCGTTTATGACAACCGGGTGAATGCGGCGGCAGCTCTGTCAAGATATCTGCGGCCCTACGGTGTGACGCATCTCAACTATATGGACCGGGCCGGTGATTTTGACATCGGTCCGTCCGATACCTGGGACAGGCATCACATGAACTACTGGGGCGCGACGAAGTTTACCGCTTTTATCGGGAAGTATCTGACAGAAGCGTGCGGCGTCAGTGACCGGCGAGGGGATCCGTCCTATTCGTTTATGGACAGAAAACTCGCGGCGTACGAGTCTTTCCGATGGCAGCGGCTTCTGGCGACAGCCAATGACACCAAGACATATCTGGATGTTCTGAGGGATGCCGCAAAGCAGGAAGGGTACCTGGTCGTTCTGGCGCTGAACGGAGAAATCGCAAAAACGGTGGACGCTTCTCTTGCCGCGCGGCTGAACGGGCTGGGCACGATGACGTTGCTTTCCGGTTACGGCGCGAACAGCTATCTGGCTGTACTGAACGGGAATAAGGTTGTCTGCGAATCGGATGTAAGGAGCAGAACTTCTGAGGAGACATACAAGGGAACGGTCGGGAAGCTGAAGGTTGAGGCTGCCAGCTCCGTCACATCGAATGACTCGAAGGCGGAGATCCGGATCAACGGCCGGGATTACGCGCTGAATAAGGCAGGCCTGAATGTGGTTGTATTCAACCCGTCAAGCGGGGAAATGGTGGACTCGTCGGTGATCAGCCTCAGCGACGGAAGCGATTCGTTATCTCATCAGTGAGGCAGGGTGAAGCACATATGATATTTGACTTTATGGAAGAGACGGGCATCACCCTTTCGTATCAGACTGCGGGGTTCATCGTATTTTTTGCGGTCGTGCTGGCGCTCTGCTGTCTGATGCGCGCCCAGGTGGTCCGGAAGCTGGTGCTTCTTCTGGCGAACGGCTTCTTCTACTACGCGATGGGAGGCTTCGGCGCGCTGGAACTGGTTCTGCTGACATCAGCGGCTGTCTACACAGGCTCGGCTCTGATGGGAATTGTCTATGTCCGATTTGAGCGTGCGTCCGCCGGACTTGATAAAAAAGAGAAAAGAAGGCGGCTGACACCGTACAAGAAAAGAGCAAGAGGAATTCTGTTCGCGACACTGGCGGTGATTCTGGCGATCTTCGTGTATGTGAAGGCGGGAGGTCTTCTGCATTTTTCCCCTGTAGACTCGCTGTCATCACTTACGCCGGGACATGTGCTTGCTCCGCTGGGCATTTCCTACTATACTTTTTCGTGTATAGGATATCTTGCCGATGTATACTGGCGCAAAGTCCCGTTTGAAAAGAACGGCTTCGATCTTTTAATTGCCATTCTGTATTTTCCGATCATTGTCGAAGGACCAATTTCAAACTACGGCCGTCTTCTCAGCCAGCTGAAGAAGCTGCCGGCCCCGAACTACCGTACGGTCTGCTTCGGACTGCAGCGTATGATCTGGGGCTTTTTCAAGAAGCTGGTCGTCGCGGACCGTCTGACCCAGTTCACAACGCCGGTTTTTGCGTCGGTCGGAGACTACGCGGGCGCGGAGATGGTGATCGCTGTATTGTTTAATGCACTGGCGATTTACGCTGATTTTTCCGGCTGCATGGACATTGTGATCGGCGCGTCGCAGGCTCTCGGCATCGAACTGGAAGAAAATTTCAGACAGCCGTTTTTCTCGAGAACGGCTGCGGAGTTCTGGCGCCGCTGGCATATCACGCTTGGCGCATGGTTCCGGGATTATGTCTATATGCCTCTGGCGATGGGACCGTATTTCCGGAAGCGGGCGGCGGAGGTCCGAAAGAAAAGAGGAACGGCCGCGGCTCAGCTGGCGCAGGGAGCCGTTCCGCTGCTGATCGTGTGGATCTGCACCGGCCTCTGGCATGGAACCGGAACGGACTATTTGGTCTGGGGCCTGTATTGGGGCAGCCTGATGATCGCGGGCATGGCGTTTCAGGGTACGGCGGACCGGATCAATCAGGCACTTCATGTGGATCCGGACTCTTTCAGCCACCGGCTGTTTCAGATGATTCGTACTTTCCTGATTTTCTGCGGCGGCCGGATGCTGACGGCGACCGGTGAACCGGGCGGCTTCTTTCTGATTCTGCATCAGGTGTTTTCGGAATCAAGGCTGAACGTCCTGTTCGACGGTTCGCTCTATTCTCATGGGCTCGAGCAGAAGGACTGGTATGTGGCGATTGTCGGCATCGTGGCGATGTGGGTTGTCGACATGCTTCATGAACGGAAGATCCGCATCCGGGAGGTCATCGCCTCTCAGCCGCTGATTCTTCGCTGGGCGGTCTATATCGGCTCGATTTTATTTGTTCTGGTGTACGGGATTTACGGCGCCTCCTACAGTGCGACCGCATTCGCGTACGGCGCGTTCTAAGAACAGCGTATATTTCGTCTTTTCAGCGAAAAAAGAATGAAAACCATGGCGGGGAAGG harbors:
- a CDS encoding MBOAT family O-acyltransferase, whose translation is MIFDFMEETGITLSYQTAGFIVFFAVVLALCCLMRAQVVRKLVLLLANGFFYYAMGGFGALELVLLTSAAVYTGSALMGIVYVRFERASAGLDKKEKRRRLTPYKKRARGILFATLAVILAIFVYVKAGGLLHFSPVDSLSSLTPGHVLAPLGISYYTFSCIGYLADVYWRKVPFEKNGFDLLIAILYFPIIVEGPISNYGRLLSQLKKLPAPNYRTVCFGLQRMIWGFFKKLVVADRLTQFTTPVFASVGDYAGAEMVIAVLFNALAIYADFSGCMDIVIGASQALGIELEENFRQPFFSRTAAEFWRRWHITLGAWFRDYVYMPLAMGPYFRKRAAEVRKKRGTAAAQLAQGAVPLLIVWICTGLWHGTGTDYLVWGLYWGSLMIAGMAFQGTADRINQALHVDPDSFSHRLFQMIRTFLIFCGGRMLTATGEPGGFFLILHQVFSESRLNVLFDGSLYSHGLEQKDWYVAIVGIVAMWVVDMLHERKIRIREVIASQPLILRWAVYIGSILFVLVYGIYGASYSATAFAYGAF